Proteins encoded by one window of Passer domesticus isolate bPasDom1 chromosome 10, bPasDom1.hap1, whole genome shotgun sequence:
- the LOC135309334 gene encoding olfactory receptor 14C36-like — protein GNGLIISAVACGHHLHTPMCTTVPKAMHNSLWDTTTISYTGCAVQLFFLYFFISAELSLLTIMCYDRYVSICKPLHYGTLLGSRACAHMAAAAWASAFLCSLLHRANTFSPPLCHGNAQGQFFCEIPAILKLSCSHSKLKKLGLLAASACLGLGCFVFIVFSYVQIFRTVLRIPSEQGRHKAFSICLPHLAMVSLFFSTVIFAHLKLPSISSTSQELMVSFLYLVVLPALNPLIYSLRNKELKAEMWTLMTGCFQEH, from the exons ggcaacggcctcatcatcagcgccgtagcctgcggccaccacctgcacacgcccatg tgcaccactgtccccaaagccatgcacaattccctctgggacaccacgaccatctcctacacaggatgtgctgttcagctcttctttttgtatttcttcatctcagcagagctttcactcctgaccatcatgtgctacgaccgctacgtgtccatctgcaaacccctgcactatgggaccctcctgggcagcagagcttgtgcccacatggcagcagctgcctgggccagtgcttttctctgttcactgctgcacagagccaatacattttccccgcccctgtgccatggcaatgcccagggccagttcttctgtgaaatcccagcaATCCTCAAGCTCTCTTGCTCACACTCCAAACTCAAGAAACTTGGTCTTCTTGCTGCTAGTGCCTGTTTAGGACTCGgatgttttgtgttcattgttttctcctatgtgcagatcttcaggactgtgctgaggatcccctctgagcaaggacggcacaaagccttttccatctgcctTCCTCACTTGGCTATGGTCTCCCTGTTTTTCAGCACTGTCATTTTTGCTCATCTGAAGcttccctccatctcctccacatctCAGGAACTGATGGTGTCATTTCTGTACTTGGTGGTGcttccagccctgaaccccctcatctacagcctgaggaacaaGGAGCTCAAGGCTGAAATGTGGAcactgatgactggatgctttcaggaacattaa